One genomic window of Corynebacterium pseudotuberculosis includes the following:
- the galE gene encoding UDP-glucose 4-epimerase GalE yields MKLLVTGGAGYVGSVCAAVLLEQGHEVTIVDNFSTGNKEAVPAGATLIEGDIRDKAGEVLASDSYDAVLHFAARSLVGESVEKPSEYWQHNFVTTLALLDAMRANKVTNLVFSSTAATYGEPASVPITEDFPTQPTNPYGATKLAIDHAITSYAQAYGLSATSLRYFNVAGAYGSIGENREVETHLIPLILQVALGHRDKILIFGDDWPTEDGTAVRDYIHIRDLADAHVLAMESNKPGIHRIFNLGSGEGFSVKQVIKACRDVTGHPIPAEVAPRRAGDPAVLIASSAKAQSELGWNPTRTDLSTIVEDAWSFTSKLGERAHSAPK; encoded by the coding sequence ATGAAACTCCTTGTCACCGGCGGAGCAGGATACGTAGGAAGCGTCTGCGCCGCAGTGCTTCTCGAACAAGGCCACGAGGTTACGATCGTAGATAATTTTTCTACTGGCAATAAGGAAGCCGTACCTGCTGGCGCCACTCTTATAGAGGGAGATATCCGAGACAAAGCCGGTGAAGTACTCGCTTCTGATTCCTACGATGCCGTCCTTCATTTTGCAGCGCGATCCTTAGTTGGCGAATCTGTAGAAAAACCCTCCGAATACTGGCAGCACAATTTTGTTACCACCTTGGCACTTCTCGACGCGATGAGAGCCAACAAGGTAACAAACTTGGTCTTTTCTTCCACTGCGGCAACCTACGGCGAGCCTGCTTCCGTTCCTATCACCGAGGACTTCCCTACCCAGCCGACAAACCCCTACGGAGCCACTAAACTCGCAATTGACCACGCCATAACTTCTTACGCACAGGCTTATGGGCTTAGTGCTACAAGTCTGCGCTACTTCAATGTCGCAGGAGCATATGGAAGCATCGGCGAAAATCGCGAAGTTGAAACTCACCTCATCCCCTTAATTCTCCAAGTTGCTTTAGGCCACCGCGATAAAATTCTTATATTCGGCGACGATTGGCCCACCGAGGATGGCACTGCGGTTCGCGATTATATCCATATCCGCGACCTCGCCGATGCGCACGTCCTAGCTATGGAGTCCAATAAACCGGGCATCCATAGAATATTTAACCTTGGTTCTGGGGAAGGTTTTTCAGTCAAACAGGTTATAAAAGCATGTCGCGATGTAACGGGGCATCCCATACCTGCGGAGGTTGCTCCACGTAGAGCTGGTGATCCTGCTGTTTTGATTGCGTCTTCAGCCAAGGCTCAGTCGGAGCTGGGCTGGAATCCTACACGCACTGATCTCTCCACCATTGTTGAGGATGCGTGGTCCTTTACGTCTAAGTTAGGAGAGCGCGCCCATAGCGCGCCCAAATAA
- a CDS encoding metal-dependent transcriptional regulator yields the protein MKDLVDTTEMYLRTIYELEEEGVTPLRARIAERLDQSGPTVSQTVARMERDGLVVVASDRSLQMTPTGRALATAVMRKHRLAERLLTDIIGLDIHKVHDEACRWEHVMSDEVERRLVDVLEDVTRSPFGNPIPGLDELGVSIKKKEGPGKRAVDVARATPRDVKIVQINEILQVDSDQFQALIDAGIRIGTTVTLSDVDGRVIITHGEKTVELIDDLAHAVRIEEI from the coding sequence ATGAAAGATTTGGTCGATACCACAGAAATGTATCTGCGGACCATCTACGAGCTGGAAGAAGAGGGAGTAACTCCCCTTCGCGCACGCATCGCCGAACGCCTCGATCAGTCAGGCCCTACAGTCAGCCAAACAGTTGCCCGCATGGAACGTGACGGGCTCGTTGTAGTTGCGTCTGACCGTAGTCTTCAAATGACGCCCACTGGGCGCGCTTTAGCCACCGCCGTAATGCGTAAACATCGCCTCGCAGAGCGCCTCCTTACAGACATTATTGGCTTAGATATCCACAAGGTGCACGATGAAGCATGCCGCTGGGAGCACGTCATGAGCGACGAAGTAGAGCGGCGGCTTGTTGATGTCCTCGAGGACGTCACCCGCTCCCCCTTTGGCAACCCAATCCCAGGTCTCGATGAACTTGGCGTCTCCATAAAAAAGAAGGAAGGACCGGGCAAACGTGCCGTGGATGTAGCCCGTGCCACCCCCAGAGACGTAAAGATTGTTCAAATCAACGAGATATTGCAAGTAGATTCTGACCAGTTTCAGGCTCTGATCGACGCAGGCATTAGAATTGGAACGACCGTCACGCTCAGCGATGTAGACGGTCGCGTGATTATTACGCACGGTGAAAAAACAGTAGAACTTATCGACGACCTAGCTCACGCAGTACGAATCGAAGAAATCTAA